The following are from one region of the Pleurodeles waltl isolate 20211129_DDA chromosome 4_1, aPleWal1.hap1.20221129, whole genome shotgun sequence genome:
- the LOC138287517 gene encoding uncharacterized protein, translating to MSENTCVDELPDGAKKNCELFSVWGITEENACVAKMPDVVLRNNSRCIYVENVCFGSNDDRKVWIPLSAYREMQEKCRKLEHENRNLREQISQDTIIQNNAESYKNEESFLSHSSNEGVKTAPSCTEFPCEPGFLAAKMHSLTDNTKERDQNVIYELPLQNAQVKRKILEQDTPSFISLFDFWKKNSPHLSEILTLLYMVTVKNYMQLRACDLANEIMQTLGFCSVQEGNTYVHLNQEQGKKIVPLARIIQWIWYLQDRARVPQIKELPMKLCAPFEFVSTEDKKHICFTNDSLTEMLFSGTGEGMELYNVCQILKQELREMCHFYADFWFFDNVLATWLVPNWFNYLADVNEKNAEREVFTQNSALVGMAMWVHQKCEKATYRSYHVSPLSLSALCGPPSGVCVWGRGRDRIPNLNLAE from the exons atgtctgagaatacatgtgttgatgaactgcctgatggtgctaagaaaaactgtgaattgttttctgtttggggaattacagaagaaaatgcatgtgtagctaaaatgcctgatgttgttttgagaaataattcccgttgtatatatgtagaaaacgtgtgttttggaagtaatgatgacagaaaggtctggatacctttatctgcttacagagaaatgcaggagaaatgtaggaagttggaacatgaaaataggaatttacgtgagcaaattagccaggatacgataattcaaaataatgctgaaagttataaaaatgaagaatctttcttgtcccattccagtaatgagggggttaagacagctccgagctgcactgagtttccgtgtgagccagggtttttggcagccaaaatgcattccttaactgataacacgaaggagagagaccagaatgtgatttacgagttaccattgcaaaatgcacaagtaaaacgaaagattttagagcaagacaccccgagtttcattagcttgtttgatttttggaaaaagaatagccctcatttgagtgaaatcctaacacttttgtatatggtcactgtgaaaaattatatgcagttgcgcgcttgtgatttggcaaatgaaataatgcagactttaggtttctgctcagtgcaagaaggaaatacttatgtacatttaaatcaagaacaaggaaagaaaatagtgcccctagctagaatcatacaatggatctggtacttgcaagacagggctagagtaccacagataaaagaattaccaatgaaattgtgtgcaccatttgaattcgtgtctactgaagataaaaagcatatttgttttactaatgattcattgactgaaatgttgttttctggcacaggagaaggaatggagttgtataatgtgtgtcagattttaaagcaagagctacgtgagatgtgtcatttttacgctgatttttggttctttgataatgttttagccacatggcttgtacctaactggttcaattaccttgcagatgttaatgagaaaaatgcagagagagaagtgttcacccagaattctgccttagtggggatggctatgtgggtgcaccagaaatgtgaaaaagccacttacag atcctaccacgtttcgccactgtccctgagtgcgctgtgtggtcccccttccggtgtgtgcgtgtggggtcggggaagggaccgaatccccaacctgaacctggctgagtaa